One Citricoccus sp. K5 DNA window includes the following coding sequences:
- a CDS encoding benzoate/H(+) symporter BenE family transporter, whose protein sequence is MTQLTESPLITARRPAWRHVSVSAVVAGLVAVAISYAGPLLVVLGAAQRAGLDPGQTASWVWAISVGSGIICVSMSLVTRQPVVVAWSVPGAALLITTLGGYEYSDAIGAFIVTGVLTIVLGVTGWFGRLMRALPRPIMAGVLAGVLLPFVLDAAGASAEAPIVAGGLVLAYVLGRRFLPRYAVLVALAAGVALAFATGTTTAPHLSAGLTMPLWTTPTFDPQSIIGISLPLLIVTMAGQNGPGLAMMHSNGYAANDRLLLGAAGAGSVLFAPFGAHSINLAAITAGICCGREAHEDPARRYVAGISCGVFFVAFGFAGQNIVELLGAVPEQLVTAAAGVALFGALQGALTDVVRVDPDPPVGAKAPGSGGRRGPAGLEAGVVTLAVTASGLTVADIAAPFWGFLAGALVYLILSVTARRRGA, encoded by the coding sequence GTGACCCAGCTCACCGAATCCCCCCTCATCACCGCCCGCCGTCCGGCGTGGCGGCACGTCTCCGTATCCGCGGTGGTCGCGGGACTGGTGGCGGTCGCCATCTCCTATGCCGGGCCGCTGCTCGTGGTCCTGGGTGCCGCCCAGCGGGCCGGACTCGACCCTGGCCAGACAGCCTCCTGGGTCTGGGCCATCTCCGTGGGCAGCGGCATCATCTGCGTGAGCATGAGCTTGGTGACGCGTCAGCCCGTGGTGGTGGCCTGGTCCGTTCCGGGGGCCGCACTGCTCATCACCACCCTTGGCGGCTACGAGTACTCCGACGCCATCGGCGCCTTCATCGTGACCGGCGTGCTGACCATCGTCCTCGGGGTCACGGGATGGTTCGGCCGGCTGATGCGGGCCCTGCCCCGGCCGATCATGGCCGGGGTCCTGGCCGGCGTGCTGCTGCCTTTCGTGCTCGACGCCGCGGGCGCGTCCGCCGAGGCGCCGATCGTGGCCGGCGGACTCGTGCTGGCCTACGTCCTCGGCCGCCGGTTCTTGCCTCGGTACGCGGTGCTGGTGGCGCTGGCGGCGGGGGTAGCGCTGGCCTTCGCCACGGGAACGACGACGGCCCCGCACCTGAGTGCCGGCCTGACCATGCCGCTGTGGACCACCCCGACGTTCGACCCGCAGTCGATCATCGGGATCTCACTGCCACTGTTGATCGTGACGATGGCCGGGCAGAACGGCCCCGGCCTGGCCATGATGCACTCGAACGGCTACGCCGCGAACGACCGGCTGCTCCTCGGCGCCGCGGGGGCCGGCTCGGTGCTCTTCGCACCCTTCGGGGCCCACTCCATCAACCTGGCGGCCATCACCGCCGGCATATGCTGCGGCCGGGAGGCCCACGAGGACCCGGCCCGCCGCTATGTAGCCGGGATCTCCTGCGGCGTGTTCTTCGTGGCCTTCGGCTTCGCCGGCCAGAACATCGTGGAGCTGCTGGGGGCGGTCCCCGAACAGCTGGTCACGGCCGCCGCGGGGGTGGCGCTGTTCGGGGCACTGCAGGGGGCCCTGACGGATGTGGTCCGGGTGGATCCGGACCCGCCGGTCGGGGCGAAGGCGCCCGGCAGCGGCGGGCGACGCGGCCCCGCGGGTCTCGAGGCCGGCGTCGTGACCCTGGCCGTGACGGCCTCGGGGCTGACTGTGGCGGACATTGCGGCGCCATTCTGGGGGTTCCTCGCCGGCGCGCTGGTCTACCTGATCCTGTCCGTCACGGCCCGCCGGAGGGGAGCCTGA
- the benA gene encoding benzoate 1,2-dioxygenase large subunit, with product MTENLTHVRDVLTDAVVDDREKGIIRAKREIFTDEEVFELEMKHLFEGNWVYLAHESQIPNIGDYFTTYIGRTPVMITRDKDENLNCIVNACSHRGAMLCRRKTDNRTTFTCPFHGWTFKNSGELLKVKDGRNGGYPEGFNTNNSHDLTKVARFESYRGFLFGSLKADVLPLQEHLGDATTVIDSIVDQSPEGLEVLRGASTYTYDGNWKVQAENGADGYHVTSVHWNYAATTARRTAGDSANTTKAMDAGKWGKVKGGFYSYPHGHLLLWQEWTNPQDRPLWDRREELVEKYGEEMANFMINISRNLCLYPNVYIMDQFSSQIRHFRPISADQTEVTIYCIAPKGESAENRAKRIRQYEDFFNATGMATPDDLEEFRSCNKTYWATSAKWNDMTRGSAHQIEGPDEQAAALGMNDVIASGARTEDEGLYPIQHQYWHGVMEQAVSAEESAAEKAATGVQSADAETAAEPALA from the coding sequence ATGACCGAGAACCTGACTCACGTCCGGGACGTCCTCACGGACGCCGTGGTGGATGATCGCGAGAAGGGCATCATCCGGGCCAAGCGGGAGATCTTCACCGACGAAGAGGTCTTCGAGCTCGAGATGAAGCACCTCTTCGAGGGCAACTGGGTGTATTTGGCGCACGAGTCCCAGATCCCGAACATCGGCGACTACTTCACCACCTACATCGGCCGCACCCCGGTGATGATCACCCGGGACAAGGACGAGAACCTCAACTGCATCGTCAACGCGTGCTCGCACCGCGGGGCCATGCTGTGCCGGCGCAAGACGGACAACCGCACCACCTTCACGTGCCCGTTCCACGGCTGGACGTTCAAGAACTCCGGTGAACTGCTCAAGGTCAAGGACGGCCGCAACGGCGGCTACCCCGAGGGCTTCAACACCAACAATTCCCACGACCTCACCAAGGTGGCCCGCTTCGAGTCCTACCGCGGCTTCCTCTTCGGTTCCCTCAAGGCCGACGTCCTCCCGCTTCAGGAGCACCTGGGGGATGCGACCACGGTGATCGACTCGATCGTGGACCAGTCCCCCGAGGGGCTCGAGGTGTTGCGCGGAGCCTCCACCTACACCTATGACGGGAACTGGAAGGTTCAGGCCGAGAACGGCGCGGATGGGTACCACGTGACCTCCGTGCACTGGAACTACGCGGCCACCACCGCACGCCGCACCGCCGGGGACTCCGCCAACACCACCAAGGCCATGGACGCCGGCAAGTGGGGCAAGGTCAAGGGCGGGTTCTACTCCTACCCCCACGGCCACCTGCTGCTCTGGCAGGAGTGGACCAACCCGCAGGACCGCCCGCTGTGGGACCGCCGAGAGGAGCTGGTGGAGAAGTACGGGGAGGAGATGGCGAACTTCATGATCAACATCTCGCGCAACCTGTGCCTCTACCCGAACGTGTACATCATGGATCAGTTCTCCTCGCAGATCCGCCACTTCCGGCCGATCTCCGCGGACCAGACCGAGGTGACCATCTACTGCATCGCCCCGAAGGGCGAGTCGGCGGAGAACCGCGCCAAGCGCATCCGCCAGTACGAGGACTTCTTCAACGCCACCGGCATGGCCACCCCGGACGACCTGGAGGAGTTCCGCTCCTGCAACAAGACCTACTGGGCCACGAGCGCCAAGTGGAATGACATGACCCGTGGCTCGGCCCACCAGATCGAGGGACCGGACGAGCAGGCGGCGGCGCTGGGCATGAACGACGTCATCGCCTCCGGGGCCCGCACTGAGGACGAGGGCCTCTACCCGATCCAGCACCAGTACTGGCACGGGGTCATGGAGCAGGCGGTCTCCGCGGAGGAGTCCGCCGCCGAGAAGGCCGCCACCGGCGTCCAGTCAGCTGACGCCGAGACTGCCGCTGAACCGGCCTTGGCCTGA
- the benB gene encoding benzoate 1,2-dioxygenase small subunit, translating to MTTTATAVPTVKTTEDIITLETVRAFLYREARLLDDRQFDEWLECYHPDSEFWMPAWDDNDELTEDPQSEISLIYYENRGGIEDRVFRIKTDRSSATSMPDPRTGHNITDVELMERDGDTVRVRFNWFTLYYRYQSTDTYFGTSHYTIDLSGPEPVILAKKVVLKNDYIHHVVDIYMI from the coding sequence ATGACCACCACTGCCACCGCGGTGCCCACCGTCAAGACCACTGAGGACATCATCACCCTCGAGACCGTCCGCGCCTTCCTCTACCGGGAGGCCCGGCTGCTGGACGACCGGCAGTTCGACGAGTGGCTCGAGTGCTACCACCCGGACTCCGAGTTCTGGATGCCGGCCTGGGATGACAACGACGAGCTGACCGAGGACCCTCAGTCCGAGATCTCCCTGATCTACTACGAGAACCGGGGCGGGATCGAGGACCGGGTCTTCCGCATCAAGACCGACCGCTCCTCCGCCACGTCCATGCCGGACCCGCGCACCGGGCACAACATCACGGACGTGGAGCTGATGGAGCGGGACGGGGACACCGTGAGGGTCCGCTTCAACTGGTTCACGCTGTACTACCGCTATCAGTCCACGGACACGTACTTCGGCACCAGCCACTACACGATCGACCTCTCGGGGCCCGAGCCGGTCATCCTCGCCAAGAAGGTCGTGTTGAAGAACGACTACATCCACCACGTGGTGGACATCTACATGATCTGA
- the benC gene encoding benzoate 1,2-dioxygenase electron transfer component BenC, with protein MGHQVALSFEDGVTKVVKVGDFETIMDAAYKARINIPSDCRDGACGTCKSFCDSGTFDPGDFIDDALTEDELEKGYLLTCQAVPESDMMIQVPATAESAKTSAAAFTSTLSRLDKHSESTISFTLDVQDREELAFLPGQYVNIKVPGTDAERSYSFSTGPDEDHSSFMVRITPQGAMSEYLRDRAAVGDAIEFTGPYGSFFLREPQRPLLLLAGGTGLAPLMSILEKLSANPPAHPVHLIYGVSREADIVGLDWLSAYEERLPQFTWDLIASEEGTSAPHTGYVTQIIEPQHLNDGDVDVYLCGPPPMVNAVATWLETEGVEPANFYFERFAPKEATGGDAETGAPASAEQVESAGDTLSRSEAVSSMTTGRLSFRKEDSYAQLDARMGLELAITELMFGRLTDEQLQQFRRLAEATAACVGDGTVTDPEEYVKTNEAFHEYLFTISENPVLLESYRRLDLSEQMFATFEQGTEIFARVSQDHVDVVQAFEDGGQEDKERAREIVMAHAKDAKGTMATAIDAMEAGSGPAPGSGPAQGHDAGQAPAAAAAPSRAVA; from the coding sequence ATGGGCCATCAAGTAGCCCTCAGCTTCGAGGACGGCGTGACGAAGGTCGTCAAGGTCGGCGACTTCGAGACCATCATGGACGCCGCGTACAAGGCACGCATCAACATCCCCTCGGACTGCCGGGACGGGGCCTGCGGGACGTGCAAGTCGTTCTGCGACTCCGGGACCTTCGACCCGGGCGACTTCATCGACGACGCCCTGACGGAGGACGAGCTGGAGAAGGGATACCTGCTGACCTGCCAGGCCGTCCCGGAGTCGGACATGATGATCCAGGTCCCGGCCACGGCGGAGTCCGCCAAGACCTCGGCCGCCGCGTTCACCTCGACCCTGAGCCGGCTGGACAAGCACTCCGAGTCCACCATCTCCTTCACCCTGGACGTGCAGGACCGCGAGGAGCTGGCGTTCCTGCCGGGACAGTACGTGAACATCAAGGTGCCCGGCACGGACGCCGAGCGCTCCTACTCCTTCAGCACCGGCCCGGACGAGGACCACTCCTCCTTCATGGTGCGCATCACCCCGCAGGGGGCCATGTCCGAGTACCTGCGGGATCGCGCCGCGGTGGGGGACGCCATCGAGTTCACCGGTCCCTACGGCTCGTTCTTCCTGCGCGAGCCCCAGCGTCCGCTGCTGCTGCTGGCCGGCGGCACCGGCCTGGCGCCGCTCATGTCCATCCTGGAGAAGCTCAGCGCCAACCCGCCGGCCCACCCCGTGCACCTGATCTACGGGGTGAGCCGCGAGGCGGACATCGTGGGCCTGGACTGGCTGAGCGCCTACGAGGAGCGGCTGCCGCAGTTCACCTGGGACCTCATCGCCTCTGAGGAGGGCACCTCCGCGCCCCACACTGGCTACGTCACCCAGATCATCGAGCCGCAGCACCTGAATGACGGCGATGTGGACGTGTACCTGTGCGGTCCGCCGCCCATGGTCAACGCGGTGGCGACATGGCTGGAGACCGAGGGCGTGGAACCGGCGAACTTCTACTTCGAGCGGTTCGCTCCCAAGGAGGCCACCGGCGGCGACGCCGAGACCGGCGCCCCGGCGTCCGCGGAGCAGGTCGAGTCCGCCGGGGACACCCTGTCCCGCTCCGAGGCCGTCTCCTCGATGACCACCGGGCGGCTGTCCTTCCGCAAGGAGGACAGCTACGCGCAGCTGGACGCCCGGATGGGCCTTGAGCTGGCCATCACGGAGCTGATGTTCGGCCGGCTCACGGACGAGCAGCTGCAGCAGTTCCGCCGGCTGGCCGAGGCCACCGCGGCCTGCGTGGGGGACGGAACGGTCACGGACCCGGAGGAGTACGTGAAGACCAACGAGGCCTTCCACGAGTACCTCTTCACCATCTCGGAGAACCCGGTCCTGCTGGAGTCCTACCGCCGGCTGGACCTCAGCGAGCAGATGTTCGCCACGTTCGAGCAGGGCACGGAGATCTTCGCCCGGGTGTCCCAGGACCACGTGGACGTGGTCCAGGCCTTCGAGGACGGGGGCCAGGAGGACAAGGAGAGAGCCCGGGAGATCGTCATGGCCCACGCCAAGGACGCCAAGGGCACCATGGCCACGGCCATCGACGCCATGGAGGCCGGCTCCGGTCCGGCTCCCGGTAGCGGTCCGGCCCAGGGGCACGACGCCGGCCAGGCGCCTGCCGCGGCAGCCGCGCCCTCCCGGGCGGTCGCCTGA
- a CDS encoding 1,6-dihydroxycyclohexa-2,4-diene-1-carboxylate dehydrogenase, whose amino-acid sequence MAAPYAGQFITPGRFAGKVAVVTGAGQGIGRKVAERIAAEGGTVVLVDRAELVHEVAAGISEREESTGSGGSAAAVTADLESFDGAQSAVDAVLATHGRVDVLVNNVGGAIWMRPFETFSAEQIQHEVTRSLFPTLWMCRAVLPAMLEAGQGTMVNVSSNATRGINRVPYSAAKGGVNGITQALAMETAERGIRVVATAPGGTQAPPRTVQRGPGPDGEREERWVQDVVDQVTESSFMKRYGTLDEQAAPIVFLASDEASYATGSILPVAGGDLG is encoded by the coding sequence ATGGCCGCCCCCTACGCGGGCCAGTTCATCACCCCGGGGCGCTTCGCAGGCAAGGTCGCGGTGGTCACCGGGGCGGGTCAGGGGATCGGTCGGAAGGTGGCCGAGCGGATCGCCGCGGAGGGCGGAACTGTGGTGCTCGTGGATCGCGCCGAGCTGGTCCACGAGGTGGCCGCCGGGATCTCCGAGCGGGAGGAGTCCACCGGGTCCGGGGGATCGGCCGCCGCCGTCACGGCCGACCTGGAGTCGTTCGACGGGGCCCAATCGGCCGTGGACGCGGTGCTGGCCACGCATGGGCGGGTGGACGTGCTGGTGAACAACGTGGGCGGGGCCATCTGGATGCGACCGTTCGAGACGTTCAGCGCCGAACAGATCCAGCACGAGGTCACCCGGTCCCTGTTCCCCACTCTGTGGATGTGCCGGGCCGTGCTGCCCGCCATGCTCGAGGCGGGCCAAGGCACCATGGTCAATGTCTCCTCCAACGCCACCCGCGGCATCAACCGGGTGCCCTACTCCGCGGCCAAGGGCGGGGTGAACGGCATCACCCAGGCGCTCGCCATGGAGACCGCGGAGCGCGGAATCCGGGTGGTGGCCACGGCCCCCGGCGGCACCCAGGCCCCACCCCGCACCGTCCAGCGCGGCCCCGGCCCGGACGGCGAACGGGAGGAGCGGTGGGTCCAGGACGTGGTGGACCAGGTGACCGAGTCCTCGTTCATGAAGCGCTACGGCACCCTGGACGAGCAAGCGGCACCGATCGTCTTCCTGGCCTCGGACGAGGCGTCCTATGCCACCGGGAGCATCCTGC